One genomic window of Candidatus Palauibacter australiensis includes the following:
- a CDS encoding carbon starvation protein A yields MSAIVLLVIGLSAFLTGVLIYSRFIAGKVFKLDPDFVTPAHEFRDGVDYVPTNKHVLFGHHFTSVAGAAPIVGPAIAVIWGWLPAFLWVVLGTVFAGAVHDFSALWISSRHKGRSIGTLTESILGQRARVLFLLIIFFLLLMVNAVFAVIIANLFMANPGAVVPVWGSLVVALIVGFLIYRTGTGILVPSLGALATLYVLIWFGQDMPFTLPDFIGFSPTEAQMAAAGGDAAAAGEAAAADGRRVGWIAILFAYTFVASVLPVWLLLQPRDYVNGHQLFVALGIISLGVIVVNPEVVAPTVNTDLPADTPGWLPLLFITIACGAISGFHGLVASGTSSKQLANEAEARYVGYGGAIGEGSLAVTSIIACTAGFAIYLSRDVGATQGLALWQQHYGSFEAATAGATTAFVNGVGVLAGGLGIPESVAVIFASVVVISFAATTLDTAIRLQRYIISELGVEYKVKAIQNRWVATGIAVASCALLALSVDRGAGGMMIWPLFGTTNQLLAGLTLLIVSLFLMGKGRPFWVTMIPMSFLLLMTTWAMIINLDRYFGSNDWLLLVIGAAIFILEIWLLLEGAAAIRRVRAGRAQA; encoded by the coding sequence ATGAGCGCGATCGTCCTGCTGGTGATTGGTCTGTCGGCCTTCCTCACGGGAGTCCTCATCTACTCGCGCTTCATCGCGGGCAAGGTCTTCAAGCTCGACCCGGACTTCGTCACGCCGGCGCACGAGTTCCGGGACGGCGTCGACTACGTGCCGACGAACAAGCACGTCCTCTTCGGGCACCACTTCACGTCGGTGGCGGGGGCGGCGCCGATCGTGGGCCCGGCGATCGCCGTCATCTGGGGCTGGCTGCCGGCCTTCCTGTGGGTTGTGCTCGGGACGGTTTTCGCGGGGGCGGTGCACGACTTCAGCGCCCTGTGGATCTCGAGCCGCCACAAGGGCCGCTCGATCGGGACGCTGACCGAGTCGATCCTCGGCCAGCGCGCCCGCGTCCTCTTCCTCCTCATCATCTTCTTCCTGCTCCTGATGGTGAATGCGGTGTTCGCCGTCATCATCGCGAACCTGTTCATGGCCAACCCCGGCGCCGTGGTCCCGGTGTGGGGGTCGCTCGTCGTGGCGCTCATCGTCGGCTTCCTCATCTACCGGACGGGGACGGGGATCCTCGTCCCGTCGCTGGGGGCGCTGGCGACGCTGTACGTGCTGATCTGGTTCGGGCAGGACATGCCGTTCACGCTGCCCGACTTCATCGGGTTCAGCCCGACCGAGGCGCAAATGGCCGCGGCGGGAGGGGATGCGGCCGCGGCGGGGGAGGCGGCGGCGGCGGATGGGCGGCGCGTGGGATGGATCGCGATCCTCTTCGCGTACACGTTCGTCGCCTCGGTGCTGCCGGTGTGGCTGCTCCTGCAGCCGCGCGACTACGTGAACGGGCATCAGCTCTTCGTCGCGCTCGGCATCATCAGCCTCGGCGTGATCGTGGTGAACCCGGAGGTCGTGGCGCCCACGGTGAACACGGATCTGCCCGCCGACACGCCGGGCTGGCTGCCGCTCCTCTTCATCACCATCGCGTGCGGCGCGATCAGCGGCTTCCACGGCCTCGTGGCGTCCGGTACTTCATCGAAACAGCTCGCGAATGAGGCGGAGGCGCGCTACGTGGGCTACGGCGGCGCCATCGGCGAAGGCTCGCTTGCCGTCACGTCGATCATCGCGTGTACGGCGGGCTTCGCCATCTACCTCAGCCGCGACGTGGGCGCGACGCAGGGCCTCGCGCTCTGGCAGCAGCACTATGGGAGCTTCGAGGCGGCCACCGCGGGCGCCACGACGGCTTTCGTGAACGGCGTGGGCGTGCTCGCGGGCGGCCTGGGGATTCCCGAGAGCGTGGCCGTGATCTTCGCGTCGGTCGTCGTGATCAGCTTCGCCGCCACGACGCTGGATACCGCGATCCGGCTGCAGCGCTACATCATCAGCGAACTCGGCGTCGAGTACAAGGTGAAGGCGATCCAGAACCGCTGGGTGGCGACGGGGATCGCGGTCGCCAGTTGCGCGCTCCTCGCCCTCTCGGTCGACCGGGGCGCCGGCGGCATGATGATCTGGCCGCTGTTCGGCACCACGAACCAGCTCCTGGCCGGCCTCACGCTCCTCATCGTGTCGCTCTTCCTGATGGGGAAGGGACGCCCCTTCTGGGTGACGATGATCCCGATGTCGTTCCTCCTCCTGATGACGACGTGGGCCATGATCATCAACCTCGACCGCTACTTCGGGTCGAACGACTGGTTGCTGCTCGTGATCGGGGCCGCGATCTTCATCCTCGAGATCTGGCTCCTCCTCGAGGGTGCCGCCGCCATCCGCCGCGTCCGCGCGGGAAGAGCCCAGGCGTAG
- a CDS encoding TRC40/GET3/ArsA family transport-energizing ATPase, with protein MLSDADSRRAPLPFPDRPVLFFGGKGGVGKTTMAAVAALDMASRGRRTLLVSTDPAHSTGDVLQAKLGDRPRQVAEGCWAMEVDPEREADRYIEAVKSRVESAAPPRLLGEVYRQIDIARVSPGAVESAVFDRFTHILEAEGDAYDRIVFDTAPTGQTLRLLSLPELMTTWIGGLIKRRRKVGALSRMWKNVAGPEADDLDNDPLLRALEERRDRFEAARRVLTNPRRTAFVFVVIPERLPIWETEKAVKALAKHDVPVGAVVVNLVLPEREGGAAEDPFLAARRERQAAYLARISQSLGDWPVLRVDLQDSDPVGVDALGRIPVLDTTVLDTTEGVVR; from the coding sequence TTGCTGAGCGACGCGGATTCGCGGCGGGCCCCGCTGCCGTTCCCGGACCGGCCGGTCCTCTTCTTCGGCGGCAAGGGCGGGGTGGGGAAGACGACCATGGCCGCCGTGGCCGCGCTGGACATGGCCTCGCGGGGGCGGCGAACCCTCCTCGTGTCCACCGATCCGGCGCACTCCACCGGGGACGTACTCCAGGCGAAGCTGGGGGACCGGCCGCGGCAGGTCGCCGAGGGTTGCTGGGCCATGGAGGTCGATCCGGAGCGGGAGGCGGACCGCTACATCGAGGCGGTCAAGTCGCGCGTCGAGTCGGCCGCGCCCCCGCGGCTCCTGGGTGAGGTCTACCGGCAGATCGACATCGCGCGGGTCTCTCCCGGGGCCGTGGAGTCGGCCGTCTTCGACCGCTTCACGCACATCCTCGAGGCCGAAGGGGACGCCTACGACCGGATCGTCTTCGACACGGCGCCCACCGGCCAGACGCTGCGGCTGCTCTCCCTGCCGGAGCTGATGACGACCTGGATCGGCGGGCTCATCAAGCGCCGGCGGAAGGTGGGCGCCCTCTCGCGGATGTGGAAGAACGTGGCGGGGCCCGAGGCGGACGATCTCGATAACGACCCTCTCCTGCGGGCGCTCGAGGAACGCCGGGACCGCTTTGAGGCGGCGCGCCGGGTCCTCACCAACCCCCGCCGGACGGCCTTCGTGTTCGTCGTGATCCCCGAACGCCTGCCGATCTGGGAGACGGAGAAGGCGGTCAAGGCCCTCGCGAAGCACGATGTCCCGGTGGGAGCCGTCGTCGTGAACCTCGTGCTCCCGGAGCGCGAAGGCGGCGCGGCGGAGGACCCATTCCTCGCCGCCAGGCGCGAACGCCAGGCCGCCTATCTTGCGAGGATCTCGCAGTCTCTTGGAGATTGGCCCGTCCTCCGCGTCGACCTCCAGGACTCCGATCCCGTGGGCGTGGACGCACTTGGACGGATTCCCGTACTCGATACCACCGTACTCGATACTACGGAGGGGGTTGTCCGATGA
- a CDS encoding cytochrome c, giving the protein MHISNHTSNHPPTSAPWRAIRGSVWMAAVAVILGASSLAGQEEGGEEAETEEAAAAANTTQGVFSEEQATRGEDVFWNICAECHFEEDFGGPFIQSWVGASVKDLVDEIVATMPEDNPGGLPAEQYVDVVAYMFKINGMPTGEDELTAENVDAVEIEVDLDP; this is encoded by the coding sequence ATGCACATATCGAACCACACGTCGAACCATCCTCCGACCTCCGCCCCGTGGCGCGCGATCCGCGGATCGGTCTGGATGGCGGCCGTCGCGGTCATCCTCGGCGCCTCCAGTCTCGCAGGCCAGGAGGAGGGCGGCGAGGAGGCGGAGACCGAGGAGGCCGCCGCCGCGGCCAACACGACCCAGGGTGTGTTCAGCGAGGAGCAGGCCACGCGCGGCGAAGACGTCTTCTGGAACATCTGCGCGGAATGTCACTTCGAGGAGGACTTCGGGGGGCCGTTCATCCAGTCGTGGGTCGGGGCCTCCGTGAAGGACCTCGTGGATGAGATCGTGGCCACGATGCCGGAGGACAATCCGGGCGGGCTGCCCGCCGAGCAGTACGTCGATGTCGTCGCCTACATGTTCAAGATCAACGGCATGCCGACCGGCGAAGACGAACTGACCGCCGAAAACGTGGACGCCGTGGAGATCGAGGTCGACCTCGACCCCTGA
- a CDS encoding gamma-glutamyltransferase produces the protein MSAVASRSASRFAGRAASRPAGRSVRGRPLACLPFLLALAACQAETDLSPERWAADYERFMEAQLVDRTEAGVATGENGAVTVAYNGLAARAGLEALRQGGNAIDAAMTTALMQVALTAGAPISYFGIMSLVYYDAGTDRVYTMNAEWNTVLGEDDPANIPGGVDLSSPDGIYGTDVSGRTALVGGFMKGVGAAHERFGRLPWAEIFKPSIHVAERGFPISKKVEGYWEGRAADLARLPETKATFLKKDGSPYVEGDVLRQPALAATLRAVAEQGTGYMYGGPWAEKAAAAIQADGGRMTVEDLAAYEVIWDEPLVAELGDGWELHTNPPPNAGGVAMIEAQRLAAASGLLEEGHWTESPEALRTALDVTRASLLDFLPPELAASLIGGEFTPAARVTPDHADRLWNVIQTGLPLGNWAPRGPGHSDDVVAIDGEGNIAAITHSINAVLWGKTAIVVDGITIGDPASFQQTQIARLEPGSRLPAPTQTGILFRDGRPVLGFASMGSGLHHRTFQGLLNVMRFGMTVDEAIDTPDFFMPNPDPATGALTFRVPGGKFPPEVLDGTGYAYEEIFPMEARFGGEGLWVAIQRDPDTGALRAASHNRNNSAAVAW, from the coding sequence ATGAGCGCGGTCGCGAGCCGTTCCGCGAGCCGTTTCGCGGGCCGTGCTGCGAGCCGTCCTGCGGGCCGATCCGTACGTGGTCGCCCGCTCGCGTGTCTCCCCTTCCTCCTGGCGCTGGCGGCGTGCCAGGCGGAGACGGATCTCTCGCCGGAGCGCTGGGCCGCCGACTACGAGCGGTTCATGGAGGCGCAACTCGTGGACCGGACGGAAGCCGGCGTCGCCACGGGCGAGAACGGGGCGGTCACCGTCGCCTACAACGGGCTCGCGGCGCGCGCCGGACTGGAGGCGCTGAGGCAGGGAGGGAACGCCATCGACGCCGCGATGACGACCGCGCTCATGCAGGTCGCGCTCACCGCCGGGGCGCCGATCAGCTACTTCGGCATCATGTCGCTCGTCTACTACGACGCGGGCACGGACCGCGTCTACACGATGAACGCCGAGTGGAACACGGTGCTCGGGGAGGACGATCCGGCGAACATCCCTGGCGGGGTCGATCTCTCTTCTCCCGACGGGATTTACGGTACCGACGTGAGCGGGCGCACGGCGCTCGTGGGCGGGTTCATGAAGGGGGTCGGGGCCGCGCACGAGCGGTTCGGGCGACTCCCGTGGGCGGAGATCTTCAAGCCTTCGATCCACGTCGCCGAGCGGGGCTTCCCCATCTCGAAGAAGGTGGAGGGCTACTGGGAGGGACGGGCCGCGGACCTCGCCCGGCTGCCGGAGACGAAGGCGACGTTCCTGAAGAAGGACGGCTCTCCGTACGTCGAGGGGGACGTGCTGCGCCAGCCCGCGCTGGCCGCGACGCTGCGCGCGGTGGCGGAGCAGGGGACCGGCTACATGTACGGCGGCCCGTGGGCCGAGAAGGCCGCGGCCGCGATCCAGGCGGACGGGGGCCGGATGACCGTCGAGGACCTCGCCGCCTACGAGGTCATCTGGGACGAGCCGCTCGTGGCGGAACTGGGGGACGGCTGGGAGTTGCACACGAACCCTCCGCCGAACGCGGGCGGAGTGGCGATGATCGAGGCGCAGCGGCTCGCGGCGGCTTCCGGGCTGCTGGAGGAGGGCCACTGGACGGAATCGCCGGAGGCCCTGCGGACCGCGCTCGACGTGACCCGCGCCTCGCTGCTCGACTTTCTGCCGCCCGAATTGGCCGCGTCGCTCATCGGCGGCGAGTTCACCCCGGCGGCGCGCGTCACGCCGGACCACGCCGACCGGCTATGGAACGTCATCCAGACCGGGCTGCCCCTCGGCAACTGGGCGCCGCGCGGCCCCGGCCACTCCGACGACGTCGTGGCCATCGACGGCGAGGGCAACATCGCCGCGATCACGCACAGCATCAACGCGGTCCTGTGGGGCAAGACCGCGATCGTCGTGGACGGGATCACGATCGGCGATCCGGCGTCCTTCCAGCAGACGCAGATCGCCCGCCTCGAGCCGGGATCGCGGCTCCCGGCGCCCACGCAGACCGGGATCCTGTTCCGCGACGGGCGGCCCGTGCTCGGCTTCGCGTCGATGGGGTCCGGCCTCCACCACCGGACCTTCCAGGGGCTGCTGAACGTGATGCGGTTCGGCATGACGGTGGACGAGGCGATCGATACGCCCGACTTCTTCATGCCGAACCCGGATCCGGCGACCGGCGCGCTCACGTTCCGCGTGCCGGGCGGGAAGTTCCCCCCGGAGGTCCTCGACGGGACGGGGTACGCGTACGAGGAGATCTTCCCCATGGAGGCCCGCTTCGGCGGCGAGGGGCTGTGGGTCGCGATCCAGCGCGATCCCGACACGGGCGCACTGCGCGCGGCGTCCCACAACCGCAACAACAGCGCCGCGGTCGCTTGGTGA
- a CDS encoding amidohydrolase family protein, giving the protein MATALFAACATGRGPPAIGSIPAAPPAADPTPFVSAAPSAETGTPVPATAAGPASGTALFNDSHFHLLNYIQRGPTARAFLDMTAGRVGRVAMFGIPLQQKWDYFLSGERAPDYYLRTNADLYYYSFVDAVIAREYLSLPEEDRSRVDPMITGFNPSDMYASDHIERVLLTFPGVFAGIGEFTIHKEFVSSKVAGHAASLRNPALDRILATAAEIGLVVILHNDVDQVRPGDPPDHAADVLDVFARHPGTTIIWAHTGLGRFVGPSDGHVAWLDGWLSDPRYDHVALDISWDEVARYIVGDDASADAWATLIGRHPTRFLFGTDAVAPADWEGYVANYTVYDPLWERLDPAVRAQVERLNYERIFDAAIPRIRAWEARQPAGGAGR; this is encoded by the coding sequence GTGGCGACGGCGCTCTTCGCCGCCTGCGCGACGGGGCGCGGCCCGCCCGCAATCGGGTCGATTCCGGCCGCACCGCCCGCCGCAGATCCAACCCCGTTTGTCTCGGCGGCGCCTTCCGCCGAAACCGGTACCCCGGTCCCGGCGACGGCCGCGGGACCGGCGTCCGGAACGGCGCTCTTCAACGACTCCCACTTCCATCTTCTGAACTACATCCAGCGCGGCCCGACGGCGCGCGCGTTCCTCGACATGACGGCCGGGCGGGTGGGGCGCGTGGCCATGTTCGGGATCCCGCTGCAGCAGAAGTGGGACTACTTCCTGTCGGGCGAGCGCGCGCCCGACTACTACCTGCGGACGAACGCGGACCTGTACTACTACTCGTTCGTGGACGCCGTGATCGCGCGGGAGTATCTGTCGCTGCCCGAGGAGGACCGCAGCCGCGTCGACCCCATGATCACGGGCTTCAACCCGTCGGACATGTACGCCTCCGACCACATCGAGCGCGTCCTGCTCACCTTCCCCGGCGTGTTCGCCGGCATCGGCGAGTTCACCATCCACAAGGAGTTCGTGTCCTCCAAGGTCGCCGGGCACGCGGCGAGCCTGCGAAATCCCGCCCTCGACCGGATCCTGGCCACGGCGGCGGAGATCGGTCTCGTCGTCATCCTCCACAACGACGTCGACCAGGTCCGTCCGGGCGATCCGCCGGATCACGCGGCGGACGTGCTGGACGTGTTCGCCCGCCACCCCGGGACGACGATCATCTGGGCCCACACCGGCCTGGGCCGCTTCGTCGGACCTTCGGACGGGCACGTCGCGTGGCTCGACGGTTGGCTGTCCGACCCGCGCTACGACCATGTGGCGCTCGACATCTCCTGGGACGAGGTAGCCAGGTACATCGTGGGCGATGACGCGAGCGCCGATGCGTGGGCGACCCTGATCGGCCGGCACCCGACGCGGTTCCTGTTCGGCACCGACGCCGTGGCCCCCGCCGACTGGGAGGGCTACGTCGCCAACTACACGGTCTACGACCCGCTGTGGGAACGGCTCGACCCCGCGGTCCGCGCCCAGGTCGAGCGGCTCAACTACGAGCGCATCTTCGACGCCGCCATCCCCCGCATCCGCGCCTGGGAAGCGCGCCAACCGGCCGGCGGCGCGGGCCGCTGA
- a CDS encoding DinB family protein, giving the protein MKPPTDSYTAPDSLAGIRAGIGRCLERADDVDRLALSAPEVSAWSVQDHLEHLLFSDRNVLDWVVAALARPNPATREQFPQEIGVALLARGSIPRGRGPAPDFTLPTGLASADVRAGFEALRALTAGLEPRGAELDACRLTLPHHVLGHFTPAEWLRFLHLHHQHHEAIIHDILAA; this is encoded by the coding sequence GTGAAACCACCTACGGATTCCTACACGGCGCCGGACTCCCTCGCCGGGATCCGCGCCGGCATCGGCCGCTGCCTCGAACGAGCCGACGACGTTGACCGGCTGGCCCTCTCCGCGCCCGAAGTCTCGGCGTGGAGCGTCCAGGATCACCTGGAGCACCTGCTCTTCTCCGACCGAAACGTGCTGGACTGGGTCGTAGCGGCGCTGGCCCGACCGAACCCGGCGACGAGGGAACAGTTCCCGCAGGAGATCGGCGTGGCGCTCCTGGCGCGCGGATCGATCCCGCGCGGTCGGGGCCCCGCGCCCGACTTCACGCTACCTACTGGTCTGGCATCTGCTGACGTCCGGGCGGGTTTCGAGGCGTTGCGTGCGCTGACGGCGGGCCTCGAGCCGCGAGGGGCGGAACTGGACGCCTGCCGGCTCACGCTCCCGCATCACGTGCTGGGCCACTTCACGCCCGCCGAGTGGCTACGCTTCCTCCACCTCCACCACCAGCATCACGAAGCCATCATCCACGACATCCTGGCCGCCTGA
- a CDS encoding cache domain-containing protein: MRNRTSSVMILALLGLAVVGLRARPANAQVPKVTASEVVDRETLKGFVTWATAVSAAITDINEGSRLIQAVRTEGSDYNVGNMYLILMTPDGQVFIHGEDPHIDGTNVSEVVDENGTKVVRQMLDAAAAGGGFVEWCWDDPQDPGDSRCKDSYALQYHSQVLGADLVIVGGYYQNLSNAGQPLPPVPHPEVTAADVVDRETLRQFVHGSLDWLLELVGQVGFQRATEWKALMREEGGPFKSGPIYLFVFTPEGYVIFHGADPWREGRTAIDNTDFRGRPFVREVIAVAQGGGGFVEYFWDDPTVQGDEDTGTPKVSYAVSYKSDLPIYQGVEFIVGAGFYRNFSTAEAEMAAADWLERFGRSVASQAMEMIGDRVSHAAGGPDQVTVGGRTIDLAAPGARGGPFGGLNALASAASPASRMAPTAFLPSSVGGLLGETSFQVSTGQDAGGGGDYSLWGAGELTRFSAGEGGGSGHGEIVTAALGADYRFGSVLAGLAVSRSLGSGGFDLGRAGEDDAGDVSTRLTSAFPYARLALSDRLSLWGALGYGFGRLDISGSGEQEPSSDISMRMVGLGAQGELVRADDPGDFKLALRSDGFVAQMNSEEVDGRHELTTDVSRVRVMFDASRGYTLSSGEMVQPNLRVGMRRDGGDVDTGFGMELGVGLAFLDLERGLTVSVHGRKLVAHEQSHYEEWGLGGSITLNPQGAGRGLSLRASPSWGSTASGLARLWAQGATGLTPNAYGYGHGSRRLDAEIGYGVDALAGRGTFTPYARLVLSEQPGAGPSGAGQLGAGPFQGPLALVPLQGSGQSLYGYHLGGRLNVGSGLWLNVEGGRNAYGAASGPANSVTLNLAMNW, from the coding sequence ATGCGAAACCGAACGTCTTCCGTGATGATCCTGGCGCTGCTGGGCCTGGCCGTGGTCGGGCTCCGGGCGCGTCCCGCCAACGCACAGGTGCCGAAGGTCACCGCCAGTGAGGTGGTGGACCGCGAGACCCTGAAGGGGTTCGTGACCTGGGCGACGGCCGTCTCCGCCGCCATTACCGACATCAACGAGGGGTCCCGGCTCATCCAGGCCGTGAGGACGGAGGGCAGCGACTACAACGTGGGGAACATGTACCTGATCCTCATGACCCCCGATGGACAGGTGTTCATCCACGGCGAAGACCCTCACATCGATGGCACGAACGTCTCTGAGGTGGTGGACGAAAACGGGACCAAAGTCGTCCGGCAGATGCTTGACGCCGCGGCGGCCGGGGGCGGCTTCGTGGAGTGGTGCTGGGACGACCCGCAGGATCCGGGTGACTCCCGCTGCAAGGACAGCTACGCCCTTCAGTACCATTCCCAGGTGCTCGGAGCGGATCTGGTCATAGTCGGGGGGTACTACCAGAACCTTTCGAACGCCGGGCAGCCGCTCCCTCCCGTCCCGCATCCGGAGGTCACCGCCGCCGATGTGGTAGACCGCGAGACGCTGAGGCAGTTCGTGCATGGCTCTCTCGACTGGCTGCTCGAACTCGTCGGGCAGGTCGGTTTCCAGCGCGCGACCGAGTGGAAGGCCTTGATGCGGGAGGAGGGCGGCCCGTTCAAGTCCGGCCCGATCTATCTCTTCGTCTTCACTCCCGAAGGTTATGTGATCTTCCACGGCGCGGACCCCTGGCGTGAAGGCCGTACGGCGATCGACAACACGGACTTCCGGGGGAGGCCGTTCGTAAGGGAAGTCATCGCCGTAGCCCAGGGGGGTGGAGGATTTGTCGAGTACTTCTGGGATGACCCGACGGTACAGGGGGATGAGGACACCGGAACGCCCAAGGTGAGTTACGCCGTCTCGTACAAGAGCGACCTGCCCATCTACCAAGGCGTCGAGTTCATCGTCGGCGCCGGATTCTATCGGAATTTCTCCACCGCCGAGGCGGAGATGGCGGCGGCCGACTGGCTCGAGCGGTTCGGCCGCTCGGTGGCGAGCCAGGCCATGGAGATGATCGGCGACCGCGTCTCGCACGCGGCCGGTGGACCGGACCAGGTGACGGTCGGCGGGCGCACGATCGACCTCGCGGCGCCGGGCGCGCGAGGCGGACCGTTCGGCGGCCTCAACGCCCTGGCGTCCGCGGCTTCCCCCGCGAGCCGGATGGCGCCGACGGCATTCCTCCCCTCGTCCGTGGGCGGACTCCTCGGTGAGACCTCCTTCCAGGTCTCCACCGGGCAGGATGCGGGGGGCGGCGGCGACTACTCGCTCTGGGGCGCGGGAGAATTGACGCGCTTCTCGGCCGGCGAGGGCGGTGGGTCGGGTCACGGCGAAATCGTCACCGCCGCGCTTGGCGCCGACTACAGGTTCGGATCGGTACTCGCCGGGCTCGCCGTGTCCCGCAGTCTCGGGTCGGGTGGATTCGACCTGGGACGTGCCGGAGAAGATGACGCCGGCGACGTGTCGACGAGACTGACCAGCGCCTTCCCCTACGCCCGGCTCGCACTCAGCGATCGCCTCTCCCTGTGGGGCGCACTCGGGTACGGGTTCGGCCGGCTGGACATCTCCGGGAGCGGAGAGCAGGAGCCTTCGAGCGACATCTCCATGCGCATGGTCGGACTGGGGGCGCAGGGTGAGCTTGTGCGGGCCGACGATCCGGGAGACTTCAAGCTCGCGCTGCGGTCGGATGGCTTCGTCGCGCAGATGAACTCGGAGGAGGTCGATGGTCGGCACGAACTCACGACCGACGTGAGTCGCGTGCGCGTGATGTTCGATGCCTCGAGGGGATACACGCTCTCGTCCGGCGAGATGGTCCAGCCGAACCTGCGGGTCGGCATGAGACGCGACGGGGGCGACGTGGACACCGGCTTCGGGATGGAACTGGGAGTCGGTCTCGCGTTCCTCGACCTGGAGCGGGGCCTCACGGTCTCCGTGCACGGGCGCAAGCTCGTGGCGCACGAACAGAGCCACTACGAGGAGTGGGGGCTCGGCGGGTCGATCACGCTCAACCCGCAGGGGGCGGGACGCGGGCTGTCGCTCCGCGCGAGTCCCTCCTGGGGGTCGACGGCGAGCGGTCTGGCGCGGCTCTGGGCGCAGGGCGCGACCGGATTGACGCCGAACGCCTACGGCTACGGCCACGGCAGCCGCCGGCTTGATGCGGAGATCGGATACGGCGTCGACGCGCTGGCGGGCCGGGGCACCTTCACGCCGTACGCGAGACTGGTCCTGTCGGAGCAGCCGGGCGCGGGTCCGTCCGGCGCGGGCCAATTGGGCGCGGGCCCGTTCCAGGGTCCGCTGGCGCTGGTTCCGCTCCAGGGATCGGGGCAGAGCCTGTACGGCTACCATCTGGGCGGGCGTCTCAACGTCGGTTCGGGCCTCTGGCTGAACGTCGAGGGGGGCCGGAACGCCTACGGCGCCGCGTCGGGCCCGGCGAATAGCGTGACGCTCAACCTCGCCATGAACTGGTAG
- a CDS encoding DNA helicase, translated as MAVTTTVPRWRRRLRAAREIYEGLYIAPYRATIHREYLRQHDAFMLMGFSDLLGVPNPVQFYMLELYPSLIEEFHEWHVRVGMERGPEGGFRCC; from the coding sequence ATGGCTGTGACGACGACCGTGCCGCGCTGGCGGCGCCGGCTCCGGGCGGCGCGCGAGATTTACGAGGGGCTGTACATCGCCCCCTACCGCGCGACGATCCACCGCGAGTACCTGCGGCAGCACGATGCGTTCATGCTGATGGGCTTCTCCGACCTCCTCGGCGTGCCGAACCCGGTCCAGTTCTACATGCTCGAGCTGTATCCGTCGCTCATCGAGGAGTTTCACGAGTGGCACGTCCGGGTCGGGATGGAGCGCGGGCCAGAAGGCGGCTTCCGCTGTTGCTGA